The genomic DNA AAGAGCGTCGACTATGAGGGCGGTGAGCGTGAGAACGTCGACCATGAGGACAACGAACAAGAGGGTGGcgagcgtgagagcgtcgaCTGTGAGTGCGGCAAGCACGAGAGTGGCAAGCGCGAGGGAGGCGAGCACAAGGATGGCAAGCGTGAGGAAGGCAAGTGTGAGAGAGCTTGAGGTAGGCACCAAGCTTGAGGTAGGCGCAAAACTGTAAGTAGGCACAAGGCTTGAGGTAGGCGCCAAGCTGTAGGTAGGCACCTAGCTGGAGGTAGGCACCAAACTTGAGAGTGCAGCTCGGTACCGAGAATGAGAATCGAAAGCATGAAGGCAAGCGCGAGAGCAACAAGCATGAGGGATGCGAGCAAATATTTGATATGCAGCTCCACTTTGTGCTTTACCAAAGTAAAGTGGTAGGCGAGACTGACTCGCCGTACCTTTAGGTGCGGCTTCTGTGTCCAGCTTATCCTATGGGTGTTTTGGGTTAGCAAGAACTTGCAAGTCTGAGCTTGGATTATTAGTTCAGGCGTCCTCAAACTAGTGCGAGACTTGCTCAGTTTTTTGCTTGGTTTCGAGATGTATTTTATGGGGTGAGACGTCTCTCGGCTTACCCTGTTACGTGTTTCGAATACCAAGTTTTAGGTTGATAGTTGAGATGTGCTCGTCATACCTTTTAGGTGCGAGTGTGCAAGTAAGAACTTGGCTTATTCAAACTTGACCGCTTGCTACCAGAATGCGAGACTGGGCTCGGCTTTTTTTGTGCGGATTATTTTACCGTTACATCCATGTGGAACGCGTTTTAAATCGTACGCCTGGACAGGGCGACAATGTAGAAGCTGGACAATCGTTAAGATGGACTCGTTCGAGAGAGCTTGTTTGTGATTAAATGTACTCTTGCgagtgtaatttttatttttatgttttgttatagtTGTGTCTTATAAAAGGCTGCCTACGTTCCCTTGAAAAAGGATCAAGCCATTCGTAGTTCATTTTGCGAAGGAAGAACTCGATATGACgagcgttcttttttttttttttttNTTTTCTACCTCGATGTATTTGCTAGCTTGGTGCAGTGCGTCGTCAAGAGTCAGAGGCTCGTATATGATAATATCGTTCCTGAAGCGAGATCCATATGCGAGAGCATTTTGGAGAGCGGAGATCGCAGTATCGTTTGCAATGGCGAGGTTTGAAACAACCTTCTTGAATCGTTCCATGAACTCTCTGAGCGATTCGTCGTCCTCTTGGTACATCGTCCATTGATCGGCGTTAGATGTCCCCTTTATCATAAAGGTCGAGTGGTGTTGTAGGAAAGCAGCGGTGAGCTCGTAGTAGCTATCTATCGAATTGGCTTCAAGACGAGAAAACCAACTTAGTGCGTTAAAGGCTAAGTTTTCCACAAACATCTGACAGCATCCGGCATCGTATTCTTCAGGACTAAAGTGTGCTCGGTTGATTGCAACACTCATCGATGTTAAGAAAAGTTTTGGGTCGGTTAGCCCGTTGTACGTGATGAACTTGAACTTGTTGATATAACAAACGCGAACGCTAGAGATTCTTGTCGTGAAGGGTGAGCGTTGAGCCTCTTCGAGCACCTTCTCCAAGTTGGGGGCAGTGGTTGTTGCTCGGTGTATCTTGGCCGAGATGTCCTTTACGATCGCTTCGAGTCGTTGGATTTTTAAATCCTTGTAATCTTTCATGTCGTCTCACGGATGGTGGTTCGACAGTGTTGGAGTCGGCTGGCTCCTACTACGCTTGCTACGACAGTGCGTCTGGTCTTGATCGGCGGGTGCCCCGTCCCCTATGTGGCCGTCGATGGATCCTTCGATGATGGACGTCGGTCGGCGTCTGTGACTCTTTGAGTGTTCCTCGACTGGCAATGACAGGGGTGGTAGTGTGTCCAGGTCGGCATGGTAGTTTGTGTGTCGACGATCGTGCCTTCTTTGCTGGAGTCTCTTAATTCGGTCATGCAATGCTTCTTGTGTTGCAACGAGTGCGTCGAGCCGCTCAACTGTTCGTGTGTCCGGACTATTGAGCTTTTCGAGGATAGTCTGCATCATATCGTCGAAGATGTTCCTCTGTCGAGCAAGTAAGGGAGCTGGGAGCGCGGCACCATCAGTGACAGCTGGAGCCACGGTTTGATGATGCTCGTCACGTGCGGCAGCAAGAAGTGGGATTGGCGCGTTGAGTACGGTATGCATCAGGTCGTCGAGTCTGCTTCTTTGTGCTGTGGGCAAAGCATTTGGAAGGGCGGCATTGTTGATGACGGTCTGGTCCGTGGCAGGTCCGTGCTCGGCATGCATGGCAGCGAGAGGTTCCAAGGACGCGTCGGGTGCTGGTAGAGAGGTTGTATTGTCTGGCGCAGCGCCTTCGACCGTGGTTGTCGTGGAAGGTGGAGGTGGGAGAGTGCGTGTTCTTATGCGTCCCCATCGTTGTTCCGAAGGCGATGGTTGTTCGAAAGTGGTGTTGAATTCTTCGCTGGAGTTCCCTGAGTTCGCGATGTCTTGATCTGGAGTCTTCGTGGAAACGGCGACCGTCAGTCTTGATCGTCAAAAAGGAGCGCTCTACTCTTGCCCtacggtgggcgccaattgttgGTAttggggattgcacaacactagataaataaaatatttgggAAAAAAGTGAAGCtagttcttttattaacgatgaaaacgtgagatcgtcactaACACGAGTCAAGATcgagctcgtcagttcacaggagaactaacaagTCAATAGTGACGAGCTCGAAAGCTAAAAAGGATTATACAAAAGACAATAACAGTTTTCGATAcaaagtattgctctctagGTATTGTCCGGGGGTCCGGATGAGGTTTCCAATAAATGTCTTGAACTATTTATAGCTGAGTGTAGAGTTAGCACACTCTAGGGTTTCTGCGCGAAATCCCGAAATTGTCCTCTGCGGAGTGTTAATggattttctttcaattttgtggggccgaaatcacaattaatatgtcttgttgggccgagtggcatattagTCATGAATGTAAACATAATTTTGCCCTTTCAGATAATAAGAGTCACCCACCTCCTTACAAACGAAATGAAATAAACCATATTATTGTAACATATGCATCACCTTATTGCATTGTAAGCAATTTGGTTTatacatgatgatgatgcacGGTTTGTAAATAAATTACTACTATACATCGTACAAgattaaataatatcatatatagttaatcGGAGATGCATAATTGGATGAAGGGAGAGTTGGAGAGGTAACCACAAGGTGGGTCCATTTGCACCCTGAATTTGACGCAGACTTTATCAAATATCCATCAATTCTAGAGGTCCATTTCAGACATTAACTTCGAAACTACGGTCAAACCGAAAGTGTAAACTaataacacttttttttgtttttgcaacaattagatatttataaaataaattatcaataTACTAGAATTAAGCTCTCTTCTATGGCGGTCTatctatataattaattactagaatgacCTAGAAGCcgtaaaaatatcataatttacCTTTATTTGTATGCAcgatctttaatttttttttttactcatagAATAAATCCCTAGACTTATAGAAGGGTCTGAGACTAATTTTTCTAGAGAGAGGGTATTCTATAGGTAGAGTTCCCTCAGGTATACAAATAAAAGGAGAGGGTATCCCATAAGTAGGATCCCCTCATGTATGCAAATGGGACGTAAGCAATGAGCTCATACCCATGTGGTCAAAAGGATAAAGCTGAATAATTCTGCGGTTGGAAAGAATCAATCCTTGGTCTAGAATCTCGTGGTTTTCACGATCTTTAATTAGGGATCAATCTTGCatcgttttatattttatggACTAAAGAGGGTTTGATTCTTTAACTATATTTGATTTACAACTATTTTCAACCAATTtaacaacatatatagaaacattGACTTTATCGTATCATTACCTAGCAAGCGCAAATGAGATATATAAAACCATTACAAAAATTGTAAGGGTAACACATCCGTGTTTGTGCATGTGAAAATTTTCAAGCGTGAGAATTTCTTAATAATCATCATAAAATGTAAATAGGTTACATTACATGTATCATATGATCAGAGATTGACAACTGACTCAATGAATAATGAATATTTGGTATTCTAGCCACAAATTTGCAAGTGTTTCTTGTActaggtaataataatataatcacAAAATCTTACTGTTATCATTTTTAAGACTGTTGAATGTGGTCTTTACCCATATAGTTGTCGAGACCTTTCTACAATCAGATCCATACACTTTTAAAAAATCGATGCAAATGACTACTACTATTAAgtaattcattttaattaaaataaatacagtATAACGCTACAAAAAATTGTtcaaactaaattatactttgCGGTAATTTATATTCAACAACCTCTAAAGATAATATTTAACCCCAAACAGTTcatcctcaattttttttacattaaaataaaatgtcgTAAAACTACGTGAACTCGTAACATACAGTACACGTTAAAGTACATGCATAAGACCACtgcaaaaatcacatccatctTAGCGATTATTAAAGCTAATGACCTTATCTCGTCGACCATATAAAGTTCAAGGCAAGAATCCACTCTTACATAAAGTatagaaaagttttaaaagaagagaagatccaAAAACTAAAACGAGATGGAGTCTTCTCACCCAccttataaaaaatgtttaaaatagaCATCTTATCATTTTTGTCATAAATGTATTGCTCTTAGCTCTAGTGTatgaataaattataaataattttttctctcattctcctaaatttaaaattcaatacatacatgtattataattttttactatgCATCCTCTTGAGTCTTCTTAAATTTACATTTATTATCATAATCTAATTGTTGCAGTCAcaacagttttgtttttcttggattttattttttgttataaatactaaatattatatgaaaatttgtgTTCTTTTATTTGGGAGTACTACTTGGGTTCACATCTAGGGGTGAATCTATTCGTTCACTccattataaaataaggaaataaaatctgtacacatttattataaaattaaaaacttaaaccgctcttttataaatccaaaccgatatataatttcattgtaattgtaaaatctaaaccctaaccatctcatttgtaaacccaaaccgacataaactttcgttctaattgttaaatctaaaccctaaccatctcatttgtaaacccaaaccgacatataatatcgttttaattgtaaaatctaaaccctaaccatctcatttgtaaacccaaaccaacatataattttgttctaattgtaaaatctaaaccctaaccacctcatttgtaaacccaaaccgacatataatttcgttttaattataaaatctaaaccctaattctcatttataaacccaaaccgatataacctcgtttaattgtaaaatctaaatcaagacaatatttaactttctttaaataaaagtatatacaatttgtttccttaattaattttgtttttaaatttaatttttatttattttttaaataaaatattaaataaaacattctGACTGGTTGAGAGAGAATGGGTTGAATACAAAGGTTCATCCCTaccatttttctttatttggggtggtcaaaaatacatattatgtatatatatatatataaagagggaAAAAAGGTTGGAAATATGAGGATTAGATTAAAGACTTCAAAGGAGACCTAATAAAGTGATCAACCGATGAGTTAGACTAGAGAGAGATCAATTAGCCTTGCTTGACCCACACCTATAAAAAAGCTACACACACAAACGGATGGTTCCACCTTTTGTCAACGGCACGTGTTATATACGTCTGCAACACAAGCGCGTGATACGATAAAATGTagttctctcttcttcttttttttttgcttttggtattttaatttttcttattattaaaattataatttaattaatgggtagagatttttatttttaggcgAAAAAAGAATACACCTTCCCGTTATTAACCCCCACCACTAACGGACAACTGTTTTAAGTTGTTAAGTAGCAATAGATAATAGATTAGTCATAcacataaattaatcaaaacgaTGTTTTAACACATAACCTAGTCAAAGTAAGTATGCAAAGATACTTCTAATTACAATTTACATCTTCCCATACAAgctattttaattaaaatcattcgTGTTATTTTTTCATTCCCCAATTATATATTGCTAAAAAAACATCCCgtaatcattattatttattctattttcattatgtcaaaatattgttttccgTACAAAAATACAGTATGTTTTTATATACAAAGTATAGtaattatgttaaaatttttgactaattaatattttccatTTAAAGATCAGATTCACATGTTTGTTACGGAATATAAAGTTTTAGGTATTATGATCATGAGAATCttctatatttaattttcatcaataaatattagaaaaatgtgtatcaaaaatacaaataaagagagaaaaaagaggaaTTTTGGCGTGCAGgagaatatattattatacattaacaaaaaaaagtaatttaatttattaaaagaattaactcaaaaagtttttttttgtataaaagaaagaaaaaaaaaagaaaggaaaacgCCGTTGAGGAATAGTGTGACCAATTGAAAACGGAAGCTTGAAGACGGAGTCACTGtcttgtacaaaaaaaaaacgactttAAGGTCTTTgtcatgtttttattattttcttaaggaaataacaaaaaatttatctatcaaaactaaaaaaaatgttaaacaaaaacaaaaaaagcccCTAGTTggaattataaaaagaaaaaaaaagggaagggGGGGaggggggagagagagaaaaaggtgTGAACAGTTAATGGCGGAGCAGTATAAGGAATCGCTTCTCTCTAGAAATCTTATTATTGCCATAgctgttttggttttttttgtctttgtaataagaagaagaaattacaaaaaaaaagaaaaaggtaaaaaatttacagagaagaaagaaagaaagaaagatgaagaagaagcaataaaaattgttacttctttgaaagaaagaaagaaagaaagaaaaaaaagcttctcAAGAAAGTGTTATCGAGATGCGAGCTAAGTCCGGTAGTAGTAAAGGAACCTTCTCTgtacttcttctctttctccttttgattctcattttgcccagtctttaatttttctttccttttttttctatttcactttccttttcttcttcaattttatCTCTTgcttggggttttttttttttgttcttttcttggatttttaaagtttgattgAGGTCTGAAGAAGTCTTCTGAAGTTTTCTTGGGGTTGTTGGGTTTTGGATCTGTTTCTTGGTTCTTGATTATTATTAGTAGTtattacttcaaaaaaaaaagatttggctAATACTTGTGGGTTTTTTTTGATCTAGGGTTTGATGTAGGACTTTTGATTctgaaaccaaagaaaaaaaagaaaagaaaaagtttttatttcttatccAAATCTACCCACCATTTTTGTTGTgggaggttttttttttcttttttttttttaattattttgggtt from Camelina sativa cultivar DH55 chromosome 7, Cs, whole genome shotgun sequence includes the following:
- the LOC109125478 gene encoding uncharacterized protein LOC109125478, with the protein product MKDYKDLKIQRLEAIVKDISAKIHRATTTAPNLEKVLEEAQRSPFTTRISSVRVCYINKFKFITYNGLTDPKLFLTSMSVAINRAHFSPEEYDAGCSNSIDSYYELTAAFLQHHSTFMIKGTSNADQWTMYQEDDESLREFMERFKKVVSNLAIANDTAISALQNALAYGSRFRNDIIIYEPLTLDDALHQASKYIEVPTYSLAPTSSLVPTYSFAPTSSLVPTSSSLTLAFLTLAILVLASLALATLVLAALTVDALTLATLLFVVLMVDVLTLTALIVDALMLAALIFDTLTLPVLKLDTLALAYLTLNILILGGDLNSHYWWKP